The Pimelobacter simplex genomic sequence CACCGACCTCGGCCACGGCGCCGCGCTGCGCGGGCTCTTCGCGGCCGACGCCGTCGACGGCCCGGTCCCGGTGCCGCTGGCCCAGGCGATGGTGACGATGCTCCACGACTGGCAGCCCGCGATCGACGCGATCGTCGTCGCTGAGTCCGAGCGCAAGCCCCTGCTGGTGGCCGACCTCGCTGCTGGGCTGTCCCGGTTCCTCGGCGTCCCGGTGGTCGGCCGCTGGGCCGTCGTCGACCTCTCCGTCGGCCCCGACCGGGGCGCGACCAACTCCGCGCAGCGGGTGGCCGCGGTGACCCGGCGCTGCGCGCTCCAGCTCGACGATCCCGATGCGGTCCGGGAGCGCCGGGTGCTGCTGGTCGACGACCGGCTCGTCACCGGCTGGTCGCTGACGCTCGGCGCCGACGCGCTCCACGCGGCGGGTGCGGCCGCCGTCCTTCCGCTGGTGCTGGGGGTGAGCGGATGAGCTGACCTCCCTGAGCAACCCCTCGACAACAAAATAGAACGCGTTCTAGTCTCGCCCGCATGAGCGCACCCCGGTTCGACCGTCCCCTCCGCGTCGTCCAGTGGACGACGGGCAATATCGGCCGGAGATCGGCCCACGCGATCCTGTCCCGCCCCGACCTCGAGCTGGTCGGCGTCTACGCCCACGGCGCCGACAAGATCGGCAAGGACGCCGCCGAGCTCTGCGGCTGGCCCGAGCCGACCGGCGTCCACGCGACCGACGACGTGGCGGCGCTGCTCGCGCTCGAGCCCGACGCCTGCTGCTACAACCCGCTCTGGCCGGACGTCGACGAGCTCGTCACGCTCCTCGAGAACGGCGTCAACGTCTGCACCAGCGCCGCCTGGATCACCGGCGCCAAGCAGGCGCCCGCCGACCGCGCCCGGATCGAGGAGGCCTGCGCCCGCGGCGGTGCCTCGATCTTCGGCAGCGGCGCCCATCCCGGGATGACCAACCTGATCGGGATGGCCCTGAGCGGCTCGTGCGAGCACGTGGACGAGGTGCGCATCACCGAGTCGGTCGACTGCTCGACGTACGAGTCGGCGGGGACGCAGATCGCGATGGGCTTCTCCCAGGACCCGGCGACGCCCGGCCTGGCCGAGTCGGTCCGTCGCGAGAGCGAGGTCTTCGCCGAGTCCGCGGCGATGATGGCCGACGCGATGGGCGCGACGCTCGACCGGATGACCTTCGACGTCACGTTCACGGCCGCCACCGGCGACTCCGACCTCGGGTTCATGACGATCCCGGAGGGCACGGTGGCCGGCGTGATGGGCTACCACCGCGGCTGGGTGGGGGAGCGCAACGTGGTCAGCGTCGGGTTCAACTGGACGATGGGCAGCCACGTCGACCCGCCGAAGCCCCTGGCCCACGGCCACGTGATCCAGGTGTTCGGCCGGCCCAACATGCGCACGGTCGTGCAGTGCCTGCCCCCGAAGGACTGGACGGAGCCCGGCTACATGGGCCTCGGCATGATCTACACGGCGCTGCCGGTGACCAACGCGGTGCCCTTCGTGGTGGCCGCCGAGCCCGGGATCGTCACGCTCGCGGACCTCCCGCCGATCACCGGACGGATCCGCGCCTGAGGCGCTCACCTCCCGCGATCGGGTCGTGATCGGTCCTACAGTCCGAACATGACCGACGACGCTCCCGCGACCGGCACCCCGGACACTCCGGACCAGCCGGGCGACGGTCCGCAGCCCGACCAGACCGTACGGCGCCCGCGCGATCCCGCCCCGGAACCCGCGCCGCCCCCGGGCGGCACGGTGGTCGCGACCGCACCGGAGCCCCAGCCCGGCGGCCAGGGGTACGGCGGCCCGCCGGCCCCGCCCGGCGCCGCCCTCGACGCGCCCGGACCCGCCGACCCGGCCGCCGCGGCCAAGGCCGGACGTACCGGCGCGACCGGCGCGTTCGCCGCCGTCGGCGCCGGCCTGCTCGGCGCGGCCGTGGTCATCGCCCGGGTCCGGAGCCGGTCCGACGGCGAGCTCGACTGGTCCAACTTCGGCGTCGGCCTCGGCGCCACCGCGGTCCTGCTGCTCATCGCGCTCGTCGGCGCCACCACGGCCGGCCGCCGTGAGGGCAGCCGCGCCCGGACGGACCTGGTGACCTGGCCCGGCGTGGCCGGCATCCTCGGCGTCGCCCTCATGCTCGACGTCGGCATCGACAGCAAGGGCCACGGGATCGGGTACCTGATCGGCGCCGTGGTCGTCGTCCTCGCCGCGATCGGCTATGTGATCAGCCGCCGGGCCGCCTTCGTGGTGACCGCGATCGCCGGCCTGGGCATCCTCTACGCCCTCGGCTTCGAGGACCTGGTCGCCGACAACGTGAGCGACGCGAACGCCCCGGTCGTGATGGGCGCCGCGGTCGGCGTCTTCGTCGTCGCCGTCACCATCCTCGGCTGGGTGCTGCCCAGCCGGGCGATCTCGGGGGTCGCCGTGGGTGTGGTCGGCCTGGTGGCCTACGCCGGGATGCTGCTCATGATGCTGGCGCTGCGGATGATCGGGGAGTTCTTCGGCGGGCTCGGCGGCGGGCTGTTCCCGGGTGCGGGCGGTGCGGGCGGTCCGGACGGCGGCGGGACCGGTGAGTTCGGCTGGTACGCAGTCACCGGCGCCTACCGCGAGTCTGACGTCTGGTGGACCGTCGGCTTCGCCGGCGTCCTGGCGCTCGGCTGGGCGCTGGCCGCCGCGGTCTCGAACCACTCCGGCTTCGCCCTCCTCGCCCTCGCCACCCCGGTCGTGATCGCGCCGCTGGCCAGCGCGGTCCTGGCCGTGGAGCACCCGACCTGGTGGTCGGCGGTCCTGGCCTCGGGCGGCGGCATCCTGCTCCTCGGCGGCGTGCTGCTCGCCCGCCGGCGCGGCCGGGCGCTCACCCGACCGGCCTACTGAGCGGCCCGCCCCGCGGCCTGCCCAGCGGCCCGCCCAGCGGCCCGCCCAGCGGCCTGCCCAGCGGTGGCCAGCGCCGGCGAGCGCCGGAACACCGACGCGGGGAACTCCGTGTCGGCGCCGGCCGTTAGCGTCCCCATGTGAGCTTCGTTCCCGTCACCGGACCAGCGACCCTGCAGGTCAGGGACGGCGAGCCGACGACCATCGAGTTCACGGACGTCGCCGGAAGCCGCCGGGTCGCGCTGCCCATGGCCGCCGCGCTCCCGGTCCTGAGCCGGAGCCGCAGCCGGAGCCAGGCCCCGGCGGCGGGCGCGGAGCCGGTCCATCCCAGCGTCGCGCTGCTCGGCGGAGCGGCGCTCCTGGGACTGCGCCTGGTCGCGGCCGGCAAGATCGCGGCCGGTCCCGCGGCGACCTGGCGCGTCGACGGACTCGACGAGCGCGACACCGACGCGGTCGAGCGGCTCGCCCACGCCCGCGCGTACGACGGGCTGCCGCCCGCCGACGCCGTCGTCCTGGTCCGCCAAGTGCTCGACGCGGTGGCCGCCACGCTGCCGCGGGCGGCGCCGGCTCCGCCGCCCGCGCCGGTGGCGCGTACTCCCGAGGACTTCGCCGACCGGGTCCGGCGCCGGCTCGCCGACCGGGTCCGGTCACACCCGGGCCGCGACGGCGGCGACCCGGTGCTGCCCGAGCTGGTGAGCATCTCGCTGCGGGTCGAGGCCGACGAGGAGGAGCTGATCGCGGGCGCGGTCCGGATCGTGCTCCAGGTCCACGACGAGCGCGACCCGCTCCACGTCTGCGACGCGGCGCTGCTGTGGACCGGGGGTCCGGCCGACCACGGGTTCGGGAGCCGGGCGCGGGTCCACGCCAGCATCGCGCTGCGCGCGGCTGCCGACGCCTGGCCGGTGCTCGACCGGCTGCTGGCGCTCGCGGTCCCCGACCAGCTGGTGCTCGACGGTGCCGACATCGCGAGCCTGCTCGACCACGTCGGGGCGCTGCGCGACGTACGCGTCGACGTGCACTGGCCGCGGGCGCTCGGCCCCGAGCTGACCACGCGGGCCGTCCTCGACCGGCGGACCGAGGGGGACCAGGACGGCGGCGGACGGGGCGCGGAGCTGCCGCTGCAGGAGAGCCCGTTCTCGGCGGCGGGACTGTTCTCGTTCTCGTGGCAGGTCGCGCTGCACGGGGAGGCGCTCAGCGAGGCGGAGATGTCCGAGCTGGCCCACGCGGCGAGCCCGATCATCAAGCTCCGCGGAGCCTGGACGGTGGTCGACCCGACGACGGCCCAGCGCGCCCGCAAGCGCCTCATCCGCAAGGCGACCGGTGCCCAGGCGCTCGCCGCCGCCCTGACCGGGGTAACCGAGGTACCGGCGACCACCGCCGCCACCACCACGGCGAGCCCCGGTGAGCCCGCCTCGGCCGAGGTGATCGTGGGCGCGAGCCTGCTCCGGGTCCGCGAGCAGATCCTGGCCGCGGCGACCCGGGACCCGCTGCCCGAGCCCGCGGGGCTGGCGGCGACCCTGCGCGACTACCAGCGCCACGGCCTCACCTGGCTCGCGGACCTCACCGGCCTCGGTCTCGGCGCCTGCCTGGCCGACGACATGGGCCTGGGCAAGACGATCACCCTCATCGCGCTCCACCTGCACCGCCGCGCCCAGCCCGCCACCCGCGACGGCGCGACGCTCGTCGTGTGCCCGGCGAGCCTGCTCGGCAATTGGGAGGCCGAGATCGAGCGGTTCGCGCCCGGCGTACCGGTCCGGCGCTTCCACGGAGGCGCCCGCGACCTCGACGACGTCCAGGACGGCGGCGGGTTCGTGCTCACCACCTACGGCACCCTGCGCCGCGACGTCGCCACCCTGGCCGGCGTCGCCTGGGACCTGGTCGTCGCGGACGAGGCCCAGCACGTCAAGAACTCCCGTACGTCGACCGCCCGCGCCCTGCGCCAGCTCCCGGACCGGGCCCGGGTCGCGCTCACCGGTACCCCCGTCGAGAACGACCTCACCGAGCTCTGGTCGATCCTCGACTGGTGCGTGCCGGGCCTGCTCGGCAGCCGCCAGGCGTTCCGCCGGGTGTGGGGCGCACCGATCGAGTCCGGGACCGAGCCGACCAAGGCGCGCCAGTTCGCCGACCTGATCGGCCCCTTCCTGTTGCGCCGGCGCAAGTCCGACCCGGGCATCGCGCCCGAGCTGCCCCCCAAGACCGAGACCGACCACCTGCTGGGGCTGACCCGCGAGCAGGTCGTCCTCTACGAGGCGTTCGTCAAGGACACCATGGAGCGCATCGAGCGCGCCGACGAGGAGACCCGCCGCGGCCTGGTCCTCGCGCTGCTCACCGGCCTCAAGCAGATCTGCAACCACCCGGCGCAGTTCCTCAAGCAGTCCGGCGCGGTCCGGCTGACCGGTCGCTCCGAGAAGCTCGAGCTCCTCGACGAGCTGGTCGCCACCGTCCTCTCCGAGGACGGCGCGGTCCTCGTCTTCACCCAATACGTCGCCATGGCCCGCCTGATCGAGCAGCACCTCACCGCGATCGGGGTGCCGCACCAGTTCCTCCACGGCGGTACGCCGGTCGGCCGGCGCGAGGAGATGGTGCGCCGGTTCCAGGACGGCGCCGTCCCGGTCTTCCTGCTCTCGCTCAAGGCCGGCGGCACCGGCCTCAACCTGACCCGCGCCGACCACGTCATCCACGTCGACCGCTGGTGGAACCCGGCCGTCGAGGAGCAGGCGACCGACCGGGCCTACCGGATCGGCCAGACCCGCCCGGTCCAGGTGCACCGGATGGTCACCCGCGGCACCATCGAGGAGCGCGTCGCCCAGCTGCTCGACCGCAAGCGCCAGCTCGCCGACGCCGTCCTGGCCCGCGGCGACGCCGCCCTCACCGAGCTCAGCAACGAGGAGCTGCGCGACCTGGTCACCCTGCGCCGCCAGCAGCGCGAGGAAGCCGCGGCCGCGGACGAGGCGGTCGACTGATGCGCACCACCTTCGCCCGCCAGACCCAACCCGCGCGCGGTATCCGCTCGTGGTGGGGCAAGGCGTGGCAGCGGGCGGTCGAGGAGGCCGCCTACTCCGAGGCCGAGCTGCGCCCCGGACGCGCCGCCGCCCGCCGTGGTGACGTGGGCGGCATCAGCGTCGACAGCGGCAGCCTGCTGGCCGCCGTACGCGAGGGGGATGACGCGTGGACCGTCGAGGTCGCCGTACCCACCCTCGACGACGAGACCCGCGCCGCCCTGGTCGAGGTGGTCGCCGCGGAGTCCGGCCGGGTCGCCGAGCTGCTCGCCGGCAACCTCCCGCACGACCTCGTCGAGCACGCCGAGGAGGTCGGCGTCGAGCTGCTGCCCTACGGCGGCGAGCTGGTCGCCACCTGCACCTGCCCGCACTACCTCGCGCCCTGCGCCCACGCTCTCGCCCTGCTCATCCAGACCGGCTGGCTCCTCGACGCCGACCCGCTGGTGCTCTTCGCCCTGCGCGGCCTCGACCGCGAAGCGCTGCTCGCCGCCCTCCACGCCCGCACGGTCGCCGACGTCTCCGGCGACGCGACCACTGCGACCGGGACCCCGACCACCGCCGACCTCGCGGACGACGTCGAGCTCGTGGTCGAGGCCGCGCTGCGGGCCCAGCGGCTGGTGCCGTTGTTCGAGGCGGGCGACGAGCTGCCCGAGGGCCTGCTCTAGTCGGCCAACGCGTCCAGGTGCTCCCCCAGCGCCCGTACGACGCCCGCCCGGCGCCCCGCGTCCTGCATGGCGTGGAGCGCGAGCCCGTCGACCAGTGCGTGCAGCGTCAGCGCCTCGCGGTCGAGGTCGCGCCGCTCAGCGACGAGGCCCGCGGCGCGCAGCTCGTGGACGCAGCTGAGGCACAGCCCGGCAATGGCGTCGTGGGCGGCATCGGAGAGCTCGGTCAGCTCGGTGTGCCGGGGGCCCTCGGCCATGAGGGCGAGGTGGACGCGCATCTCGACGGTGCGCTCGTCGTCGAGGGGGAGCAGCTCGTGGAGGGCGCCGTCGACGCGGCGGCGCGGGTCGGGCTCGGTGCCGTGGCGGGCGACGCGGGCGGCGGCGCGCTCGTGGGCCAGGCTCATCGCGAAGGCCAGGAGCTCGGCCTTGGTCGGGAAGCTGTGCCGCAGCGAGCCGAGCACGAGGTCGGCCTCGGCGGCCACCGTGCGCAGCGAGACGGCGCCGACGCCCTCGCGCAGCACCAGGCGCCACACGGCCTCGCCGATGCGGGCGCGCCGCGCCTCATGATCGATCGTCCGCGGCACACCTGGATATTAGCACGACTGTGCTACGGTCCGTCGTGTGTTCGTCGCCGCCTTCATCGCCGCCTCCGAGATCGGTCTCTGGGTGCTGCTCGGGCTCGGGCTCGCGCTGCGGTACCTGTTCCGCCGGCGCCGGGCCAGCACGATCACGCTCGCGCTCATCCCGGTCCTCGACGCGCTGCTCGTCGGCGCCGTCGCGGTCGACCTGCACCGCGGCGCCGAGGCCGGTACGACGCACGGGATCGCCGGGCTCTACCTCGGCTTCTCCCTCGCCTTCGGTCCCGCGATCGTGCGCTGGGCCGACGTCCGGTTCGCGCACCGCTTCGCCGGCGGACCGGCGCCGGTCAAGATCGCCAAGCACGGACCCGAGCGGATGGCCTACCTGTGGCGCGAGTGGTTCCGCGTCGTCCTCGCCGCGGCCATCGCCTCGGTGGTCATGCTCGGGCTGGTCCTGCTCGTCGCCGACGACAGCCAGGACGCCGGTCTGATCGCGTGGATCCGCCCGCCGTGGACCCTGGTCGGCCTCTGGTTCATCTTCGGGCCGCTCTGGGAGCTGCTGACGCCGCGTCAGCGCACGTCGGACGCCGCGCCGACGCCGACCGACAGCGAGCGCAGCTCGTCCTGATAGCCGGCGTACGCCGTCCGCATCGCCGTCGCCGGCCAGTCGCCGGGCAGCAGTGCGGCCGGCAGCAGCGGGTCCGCCGCCAGGTGCCGGACGACGTGCGCCGCGACCGCGAGCCGCAGGGCCGGGTCCGTGGTCGCCGCGAGGCGGGTCAGCAGGGCGCGTCCCTGGTGCGCCCAGGAGTCGAGGTCCCACAGGCGCGCGGCCAGCGCGGCGGCGTCCTCGTCCGGGCGGACCGCGAAGGTGCTCAGCACCTCCTCGTCGGCGTACCCCTTCGGGCGGCGCAGGTTGGCCGGCCGGGTCCAGACGCCCTCGCGCAGCTCCGCCAGCCGGTACGACGCCAGCCGGTCCCGCAGCGCCGCCCGCTCGGCGCCGGTGCGTCCGGCGACCACGACGACCGCCATCTCCCAAGTGCCGTCCCAGCCGGTCTCGGCGTCGAGCACCGCCTCGTCCTGGCGGCGCTGGCGCGCGGCCAGCCGCTCGCCCAGCACGTAGTCGCCGGCGTCGCGCTGGAGGTCGCCCGCGGCGACGGCGCGGGTCAGCGCGACCCGGCTGGTCGCCGCCGGGATGCCGAAGTGCTCGCCGGCGCGGACCAGCTCGGCGGCCGACATCCGGTCCGGGTGCGAGCCGAGCAGCATGCTCAGCATCACCGAGCGGGCCGACAGCGGCGCGAGCGCTTCCTCCACGTCGGTCATGCTACACATCTAGACACGGTTGTGGAGCAAATCGTAATATCGATCCCATGACGACGCACGAGGTGTTCAACCAGGTCCCCCCGCTGGTCGGTCACGACACCGCCGCGGACCCCGCGCTGCTCGAGGGCGTCGAGCGCGAGGGCGCCGGCTGGGCCCTCGACGAGATCCGCACGGTCGGCCGGCTGGCCGGCACCGCCGAGGCGATCGACCTCGGCCGGCTCGCCGAGCGCGTCCCGCCGCGGCTGCACACCCACGACCGCTACGGGCGGCGCGTCGACGAGGTGGAGTACGTGCCGGCGTACCACCGGCTGATGGAGACCGCCGTCGGTCACGGCATCCACGCCGCCCCGTGGGCCGACGACCGGCCCGGTGCCCACGTCGCGCGCGCGGCGAAGTTCTACGCCTGGAACGTCGACGCGGGCCACGGCTGCCCGATCTCGATGACCTACGCCGTCGTCCCGGCGCTGCGCGCCAACCCCGAGCTCGCGGCCCGCTTCGAGCCGCTGCTGACCAACCGCGAGTACGACTTCGGCCTGCGCGACCCCGCGACCAAGCGCGGTCTCATCGCCGGCATGTCGATGACCGAGAAGCAGGGCGGCTCCGACGTCCGGGCGAACACCACGACCGCGACCCCGCAGCCCGACGGGACCTACCGGATCGTGGGCCACAAGTGGTTCACCTCGGCACCGATGTCCGACATGTTCCTCACCCTCGCCCAGGCGCCCGGCGGCCTGTCCTGCTTCCTGCTGCCGCGCGTGCTGCCCGGCGGCGAGGCCAACCCGATCCGCTTCCTGCGGCTCAAGGACAAGCTCGGTAACAAGTCCAACGCCTCGTCCGAGATCGAGTACGACAACGCGGTCGGCTGGCTCGTCGGCGAGGAGGGCAAGGGCGTCAAGACGATCGTCGAGATGGTCAACATGACCCGCCTCGACTGCGTGATCGGCAGCGCCTCCGGCATGCGCAGCGCCCTCGTCCAGGCCGCCCACCACGCCCGCCACCGCGCCGCCTTCGGCAAGCTCCTCATCGACCAGCCGCTCATGCGCAACGTCCTGGCCGACCTGGCCGTCGAGTCCGAGGCCGCCACCACCGCCATGATGCGCCTGGCCGGCGCCAACGACCGCGCGATCCACGGCGACGCCGGCGAGGGCGCACTGCGCCGCCTCGCGCTCGCCGCGACGAAGTACTACGTCTGCAAGCGCGGCCCGGTCCTGGCCAACGAGGCCCTCGAGTGCCTCGGCGGCAACGGCTACATCGAGGACTTCGACCTGGCCCGCATCTACCGCGA encodes the following:
- a CDS encoding NAD(P)H-dependent amine dehydrogenase family protein; the encoded protein is MSAPRFDRPLRVVQWTTGNIGRRSAHAILSRPDLELVGVYAHGADKIGKDAAELCGWPEPTGVHATDDVAALLALEPDACCYNPLWPDVDELVTLLENGVNVCTSAAWITGAKQAPADRARIEEACARGGASIFGSGAHPGMTNLIGMALSGSCEHVDEVRITESVDCSTYESAGTQIAMGFSQDPATPGLAESVRRESEVFAESAAMMADAMGATLDRMTFDVTFTAATGDSDLGFMTIPEGTVAGVMGYHRGWVGERNVVSVGFNWTMGSHVDPPKPLAHGHVIQVFGRPNMRTVVQCLPPKDWTEPGYMGLGMIYTALPVTNAVPFVVAAEPGIVTLADLPPITGRIRA
- a CDS encoding DEAD/DEAH box helicase, whose translation is MSFVPVTGPATLQVRDGEPTTIEFTDVAGSRRVALPMAAALPVLSRSRSRSQAPAAGAEPVHPSVALLGGAALLGLRLVAAGKIAAGPAATWRVDGLDERDTDAVERLAHARAYDGLPPADAVVLVRQVLDAVAATLPRAAPAPPPAPVARTPEDFADRVRRRLADRVRSHPGRDGGDPVLPELVSISLRVEADEEELIAGAVRIVLQVHDERDPLHVCDAALLWTGGPADHGFGSRARVHASIALRAAADAWPVLDRLLALAVPDQLVLDGADIASLLDHVGALRDVRVDVHWPRALGPELTTRAVLDRRTEGDQDGGGRGAELPLQESPFSAAGLFSFSWQVALHGEALSEAEMSELAHAASPIIKLRGAWTVVDPTTAQRARKRLIRKATGAQALAAALTGVTEVPATTAATTTASPGEPASAEVIVGASLLRVREQILAAATRDPLPEPAGLAATLRDYQRHGLTWLADLTGLGLGACLADDMGLGKTITLIALHLHRRAQPATRDGATLVVCPASLLGNWEAEIERFAPGVPVRRFHGGARDLDDVQDGGGFVLTTYGTLRRDVATLAGVAWDLVVADEAQHVKNSRTSTARALRQLPDRARVALTGTPVENDLTELWSILDWCVPGLLGSRQAFRRVWGAPIESGTEPTKARQFADLIGPFLLRRRKSDPGIAPELPPKTETDHLLGLTREQVVLYEAFVKDTMERIERADEETRRGLVLALLTGLKQICNHPAQFLKQSGAVRLTGRSEKLELLDELVATVLSEDGAVLVFTQYVAMARLIEQHLTAIGVPHQFLHGGTPVGRREEMVRRFQDGAVPVFLLSLKAGGTGLNLTRADHVIHVDRWWNPAVEEQATDRAYRIGQTRPVQVHRMVTRGTIEERVAQLLDRKRQLADAVLARGDAALTELSNEELRDLVTLRRQQREEAAAADEAVD
- a CDS encoding SWIM zinc finger family protein, giving the protein MRTTFARQTQPARGIRSWWGKAWQRAVEEAAYSEAELRPGRAAARRGDVGGISVDSGSLLAAVREGDDAWTVEVAVPTLDDETRAALVEVVAAESGRVAELLAGNLPHDLVEHAEEVGVELLPYGGELVATCTCPHYLAPCAHALALLIQTGWLLDADPLVLFALRGLDREALLAALHARTVADVSGDATTATGTPTTADLADDVELVVEAALRAQRLVPLFEAGDELPEGLL
- a CDS encoding TetR/AcrR family transcriptional regulator, with protein sequence MPRTIDHEARRARIGEAVWRLVLREGVGAVSLRTVAAEADLVLGSLRHSFPTKAELLAFAMSLAHERAAARVARHGTEPDPRRRVDGALHELLPLDDERTVEMRVHLALMAEGPRHTELTELSDAAHDAIAGLCLSCVHELRAAGLVAERRDLDREALTLHALVDGLALHAMQDAGRRAGVVRALGEHLDALAD
- a CDS encoding PaaX family transcriptional regulator C-terminal domain-containing protein — its product is MTDVEEALAPLSARSVMLSMLLGSHPDRMSAAELVRAGEHFGIPAATSRVALTRAVAAGDLQRDAGDYVLGERLAARQRRQDEAVLDAETGWDGTWEMAVVVVAGRTGAERAALRDRLASYRLAELREGVWTRPANLRRPKGYADEEVLSTFAVRPDEDAAALAARLWDLDSWAHQGRALLTRLAATTDPALRLAVAAHVVRHLAADPLLPAALLPGDWPATAMRTAYAGYQDELRSLSVGVGAASDVR
- a CDS encoding acyl-CoA dehydrogenase family protein, whose product is MTTHEVFNQVPPLVGHDTAADPALLEGVEREGAGWALDEIRTVGRLAGTAEAIDLGRLAERVPPRLHTHDRYGRRVDEVEYVPAYHRLMETAVGHGIHAAPWADDRPGAHVARAAKFYAWNVDAGHGCPISMTYAVVPALRANPELAARFEPLLTNREYDFGLRDPATKRGLIAGMSMTEKQGGSDVRANTTTATPQPDGTYRIVGHKWFTSAPMSDMFLTLAQAPGGLSCFLLPRVLPGGEANPIRFLRLKDKLGNKSNASSEIEYDNAVGWLVGEEGKGVKTIVEMVNMTRLDCVIGSASGMRSALVQAAHHARHRAAFGKLLIDQPLMRNVLADLAVESEAATTAMMRLAGANDRAIHGDAGEGALRRLALAATKYYVCKRGPVLANEALECLGGNGYIEDFDLARIYRELPLLSIWEGSGNVAALDALRAIGREPESLDAFFGEAELALGTDARYDDAVTSLKKELTQFDDIELRARRLVEQIAVVFQAGLLIRHAPTAVADAFCATRLARDWGSAFGTMPAGLDLAPILERTEPGF